One genomic region from Frateuria soli encodes:
- a CDS encoding 2OG-Fe dioxygenase family protein: MTAALPALHDQLRQDGFAFVPAGSMRELLEPRHLPDWAAFTASWNDLAPDAYLASTGRHRRRRHAMFSADAQGVHREAHQPHYQSKTYNVLQGDIERWFEPITADGPSLRRVLGFCHGFFGALAPQVARWQVEVHQFRIEARAGEAGEPTPEGVHRDGVDYVMVLLIDRTNIESGTTTIHAADGHLLGSFTLTHPFDAALVDDARVFHGVTAVTPVDPSQPAHRDVLVATFRHAARGGT, translated from the coding sequence ATGACCGCCGCACTCCCCGCGCTGCACGACCAGCTCCGCCAGGACGGCTTCGCCTTCGTGCCCGCCGGCTCCATGCGGGAACTGCTCGAGCCGCGCCACCTTCCCGACTGGGCGGCCTTCACCGCCAGCTGGAACGACCTCGCCCCGGACGCCTACCTGGCTTCGACCGGGCGCCACCGCCGGCGCCGCCACGCGATGTTCTCGGCCGATGCGCAGGGCGTCCATCGCGAAGCGCACCAGCCGCATTACCAGAGCAAGACCTACAACGTGCTGCAGGGCGACATCGAGCGCTGGTTCGAGCCCATCACCGCCGACGGCCCCAGTCTCCGCCGCGTCCTCGGCTTCTGCCACGGATTCTTCGGCGCACTCGCGCCGCAGGTGGCCCGCTGGCAGGTGGAGGTGCATCAGTTCCGCATCGAGGCGCGCGCCGGCGAGGCCGGCGAGCCCACGCCCGAGGGCGTGCATCGCGACGGCGTGGATTACGTGATGGTCCTGCTCATCGACCGTACCAACATCGAAAGCGGCACCACCACCATCCATGCCGCCGACGGCCACCTGCTCGGCAGCTTCACCCTCACCCATCCGTTCGATGCGGCGCTGGTGGACGATGCGCGGGTGTTCCACGGCGTCACCGCCGTTACCCCGGTCGATCCCTCGCAGCCGGCGCACCGCGACGTGCTGGTGGCGACCTTCCGCCACGCCGCACGGGGTGGCACGTGA
- a CDS encoding M24 family metallopeptidase, with protein MNREAVGRRYDPALMQRARERSWAVLHAIRQRMRPGIGEDEARAMAAEVFAQHGVQRLWHPPIIRIGANTTRTYRQRSNPEVRLSGNDIYFIDLGLVFDGHEGDVGDTFAIGNAPRHQACAEAARTLFYDVARSWRDDGLSGRALYDFAIERAQAMGWRFNHAIKGHRLGDYPHSVHKGGDLGTLEAAPSPGLWVLEIQIAHPTEPYGAFYEDLLTA; from the coding sequence GTGAACCGTGAAGCGGTGGGCCGTCGCTACGACCCCGCGCTGATGCAGCGGGCCCGCGAGCGCAGCTGGGCAGTGCTGCACGCCATCCGCCAGCGGATGCGGCCGGGCATCGGCGAGGACGAGGCGAGGGCCATGGCGGCCGAGGTATTTGCGCAGCATGGGGTCCAGCGCCTGTGGCACCCGCCGATCATCCGCATCGGCGCCAACACCACCAGGACCTACCGCCAGCGCTCCAACCCCGAAGTGCGGTTGTCCGGGAACGACATCTACTTCATCGACCTGGGACTGGTGTTCGACGGCCACGAGGGCGACGTCGGCGACACCTTCGCCATCGGCAATGCGCCACGGCACCAGGCGTGCGCCGAGGCCGCACGCACCCTGTTCTATGATGTCGCCCGCAGCTGGCGCGACGACGGCCTGAGCGGCCGGGCGCTGTACGACTTCGCGATCGAACGCGCGCAGGCGATGGGCTGGCGTTTCAACCACGCGATCAAGGGCCATCGCCTGGGTGACTACCCGCATTCGGTGCACAAGGGCGGCGACCTCGGCACGCTGGAGGCCGCGCCGTCGCCGGGGCTATGGGTGCTGGAGATCCAGATCGCACACCCGACCGAGCCGTACGGCGCGTTCTACGAGGATCTGCTGACCGCTTGA
- a CDS encoding peptide chain release factor 3, with product MSTHLSETRRRRTFAIVSHPDAGKTTLTEKLLLFGGAIQMAGSVKGRKAARHATSDWMALEKERGISVTSSVMQFPYEGKIVNLLDTPGHADFSEDTYRVLTAVDSALMVIDCAKGVEERTIKLMEVCRLRDTPIMTFINKLDREGRSPIELLDEVESVLGIACTPVTWPIGMGKRLKGVYHLLLDEVHIYEPGKNFTRQDSTIFKGLDAPGLEEAVGAGMLAELRDELELVQGASNPFVLEDYLAGKLTPVFFGSAVNNFGVQLLLDFFVEHAPGPRPRGTLGREVAPEEEKLTGFVFKIQANMDPAHRDRVAFMRVCSGTYTAGMKMLQTRTGKEVRIANALTFMASDREIVESAYPGDVIGLHNHGTISIGDTFTEGEPVSFTGIPNFAPELFRRARLRDPLKMKALQKGLAQLSEEGATQFFRPLMSNDLVLGAVGVLQFDVVAYRLKDEYGVDASFDPVGVATARWVHCDDPKMLEEFREKNAMNLGIDAAGELVYLAPSRVNLQLAQERWPKVRFSATREHAASLEM from the coding sequence ATGTCCACGCACCTGTCCGAAACCCGCCGCCGCCGCACCTTCGCCATCGTCAGCCACCCTGACGCGGGCAAGACCACGCTGACCGAAAAGCTGCTGCTGTTCGGCGGCGCGATCCAGATGGCCGGTTCGGTCAAGGGTCGCAAGGCCGCGCGCCACGCGACCTCCGACTGGATGGCGCTGGAGAAGGAACGCGGCATCTCGGTCACCTCCTCGGTGATGCAGTTCCCCTACGAGGGCAAGATCGTCAACCTGCTCGACACCCCGGGCCACGCGGACTTCTCCGAGGACACCTACCGCGTGCTGACCGCGGTGGACTCGGCGCTGATGGTGATCGACTGCGCCAAGGGCGTGGAGGAGCGCACGATCAAGCTGATGGAGGTGTGCCGCCTGCGCGACACGCCGATCATGACCTTCATCAACAAGCTCGACCGCGAGGGCCGCTCGCCGATCGAACTGCTGGACGAGGTCGAGTCGGTGCTGGGCATCGCCTGCACGCCGGTGACCTGGCCGATCGGCATGGGCAAGCGCCTGAAGGGGGTCTACCACCTGCTGCTGGACGAGGTGCACATCTACGAGCCGGGCAAGAACTTCACCCGGCAGGACTCGACCATCTTCAAGGGCCTGGACGCGCCGGGCCTGGAAGAAGCCGTCGGCGCAGGGATGCTGGCCGAGCTGCGCGACGAGCTGGAACTGGTGCAGGGCGCCTCCAACCCGTTCGTGCTGGAGGATTACCTGGCCGGCAAGCTCACCCCGGTGTTCTTCGGCTCGGCGGTCAACAACTTCGGCGTGCAGCTGCTGCTGGACTTCTTCGTCGAGCACGCGCCCGGCCCGCGCCCGCGCGGCACGCTGGGCCGCGAAGTGGCGCCCGAGGAAGAGAAGCTCACCGGTTTCGTGTTCAAGATCCAGGCCAACATGGACCCTGCGCATCGCGACCGCGTGGCGTTCATGCGCGTGTGCTCGGGCACCTACACCGCCGGCATGAAGATGCTGCAGACGCGCACCGGCAAGGAGGTGCGCATTGCCAACGCGCTGACCTTCATGGCGAGCGACCGCGAGATCGTCGAAAGCGCCTATCCCGGCGACGTGATCGGGCTGCACAACCACGGCACGATCTCCATCGGCGACACGTTCACCGAGGGCGAGCCGGTATCGTTCACCGGCATCCCCAACTTCGCGCCGGAACTGTTCCGCCGCGCGCGCCTGCGCGATCCGCTCAAGATGAAGGCCTTGCAGAAGGGCCTGGCGCAGCTGTCCGAGGAAGGCGCCACCCAGTTCTTCCGGCCGCTGATGAGCAACGACCTGGTGCTGGGCGCGGTGGGCGTGCTGCAGTTCGACGTGGTCGCCTACCGGCTGAAGGACGAATACGGCGTGGATGCCTCGTTCGACCCGGTCGGCGTGGCGACCGCGCGCTGGGTGCATTGCGACGATCCGAAGATGCTGGAGGAGTTCCGCGAGAAGAACGCGATGAACCTGGGGATAGACGCGGCCGGCGAGCTGGTCTACCTGGCGCCCTCGCGGGTCAACCTGCAACTGGCGCAGGAGCGCTGGCCCAAGGTGCGCTTCTCGGCCACGCGCGAGCACGCGGCGTCGCTCGAGATGTAG
- a CDS encoding CPBP family intramembrane glutamic endopeptidase has product MHRYRLAFVTPTDAPRWQRWLVFSPAARLVLFIALLVAASMLFGLLPHGPTDSPIAKGLREVGFRAVIPLLAYLVLVKLVERRPVRELAPHRLLPDGALGLAAGVLLFSAVVGALWLLGSYHIVGTNPDAHWLLAALTVGLGAGIGEEIMFRGVLYRTVEEGLGSWAALLISALFFGAVHLNNPGATLWAGLAIAIEAGILFGLIYLVTRSLWICMGLHAAWNFVQGTVYGIPVSGAMADGWLVSTRSGPDWLSGGVFGAEASVIALMLCSLVSAMLLTVALRRGLIVPPNWRRQRVEPTAASLPLPTPGS; this is encoded by the coding sequence ATGCACCGCTACCGTCTCGCCTTCGTCACGCCCACCGACGCCCCGCGCTGGCAACGCTGGCTGGTGTTCTCGCCGGCAGCCCGGCTGGTGCTGTTCATCGCGCTGCTGGTGGCTGCCAGCATGCTGTTCGGATTGCTGCCGCACGGGCCGACCGACAGCCCGATCGCCAAGGGCCTGCGCGAGGTCGGCTTCCGCGCCGTGATCCCGTTGCTGGCCTACCTGGTGCTGGTCAAGCTGGTCGAGCGCCGACCGGTGCGCGAGCTGGCGCCGCACCGCCTCCTGCCCGACGGTGCGCTCGGCCTGGCCGCGGGGGTGCTGCTGTTCAGCGCCGTCGTCGGTGCCTTGTGGCTGCTCGGCAGCTACCACATCGTCGGCACCAACCCCGACGCACACTGGTTGCTCGCCGCATTGACGGTGGGCCTGGGCGCCGGCATCGGCGAGGAAATCATGTTCCGCGGCGTGCTCTACCGCACCGTCGAGGAGGGGCTGGGCAGTTGGGCTGCCCTGCTCATCTCCGCGCTGTTCTTCGGCGCGGTGCACCTGAACAATCCGGGCGCCACCCTGTGGGCCGGCCTGGCGATCGCCATCGAGGCGGGCATCCTGTTCGGCCTGATCTACCTGGTGACCCGCTCGCTGTGGATCTGCATGGGCCTGCATGCGGCCTGGAACTTCGTCCAGGGCACGGTCTACGGCATCCCCGTCTCCGGCGCCATGGCGGACGGCTGGCTGGTCTCCACCCGTAGCGGGCCGGACTGGCTCAGCGGCGGCGTGTTCGGCGCCGAGGCTTCGGTGATCGCACTGATGCTGTGTTCGCTGGTATCGGCCATGTTGCTCACGGTGGCCCTGCGGCGCGGGTTGATCGTGCCGCCGAACTGGCGCCGCCAGCGCGTCGAACCGACGGCCGCTTCCCTACCCTTGCCCACCCCGGGCAGCTAA
- a CDS encoding response regulator, translating into MPAATPEAPQRDPSRYSWLAHLPAQRKMLLVIGPLLVVFLLANLATLYSLQEQTRNRHWTEHTYRVLMQIGVAKQAILTAQLGARGYMLGQSNEELAAFEQGGRSLATGLGTLRTLTTDNPVQQARLDRIETLAARWQREIVNYVITPVSRGHTDAAARERLQRTLATHRTVTVADVMAVLNQMGGTEEALLSERSARLEHTLWLMRIFNALAAVLSLLYGAYVVQLTRRMVTRPLLQMTALMSRLAEHDHSIVVTRQGRRDEIGQIARALEVFKRMAIASSEQTWLKTEVSRLVQRLQEAATHHAFGATLTSEVAPLVKAGVALYYGYDAASERLDLLGSYGLRQSWNPAEAYVPGEGLVGQCVIERKPIALDEVPERYLRIHSGAGEASPAHVLILPVLFRERLVGVLELASFAPIAPLCHQFLDELLPIVGLTQENLNRAIATQSLLEQTSEQADHLRHSEEVLRQQQQGLRDANAALQTKTRQLEEQSQRLTVSEEELRVQTEELQASNEELREKGDILKQQKQTLEALQRDTAQKALELERASQYKSDFLANMSHELRTPLNSLLILSRSLADNDGGNLDEEQVESARIIHDAGANLLRLINDILDLSKIEAGKMELVIDELPLAVFARALKRTFAHVAQEKGLAFEVRVDEGMPPALHTDSARLEQVANNLLGNAFKFTARGGVQARIGRPAADVRIPPHLLGQPLVAIEVSDTGIGIAPEKFDRIFQAFEQVDAGTSRQYGGTGLGLAICKRIAALLGGDIVLRSTPGEGSTFTVLLPENAPAMATPPATMTSLHTPAPAPRAHSSALLPEAIEDDRARLAAGDTVILLVEDDPAFARILADMIRRNGHRVLAAADGESGLALAREHRPTGVLLDVMLPGMDGWTLMARLKGDEATRHIPVHFISATDEAGRGRELGAVGFLTKPVSRETINAALERLLHFAEGNTRRLLVVDDDAASRTAVRTMLRRGDVEIDEADSAEAALRMTGETTYDCIVLDLGLPGMSGMDLLEQLAATPAGVPPVVIYSGRNLSHEENLKLRQYTDAIVVKGARSPERLLDEVSLFLHSIRHAPRRAAEQPPPGNELKGRRVLLVDDDMRNLFALSKVMRGWGLAVTMAQDGHKALEALEDYPSTELVLMDIMMPGMDGYETMRAIRAQTGFTGLPIIALTAKAMRGDREKCLEAGASDYLSKPVDIGKLASLLRVWLPH; encoded by the coding sequence ATGCCGGCAGCGACACCCGAAGCACCCCAACGCGATCCGTCCCGTTATTCCTGGCTGGCGCACCTGCCTGCCCAGCGCAAGATGTTGCTGGTGATCGGGCCGCTGCTGGTGGTGTTCCTGCTTGCCAACCTGGCGACGCTGTACTCGCTGCAGGAGCAGACCCGCAACCGCCACTGGACCGAACACACCTACCGCGTGCTGATGCAGATCGGCGTGGCCAAACAGGCGATCCTCACCGCGCAGCTGGGGGCACGCGGCTACATGCTGGGGCAGAGCAACGAGGAGTTGGCCGCCTTCGAGCAAGGCGGCCGCTCGCTGGCGACCGGACTGGGAACCCTGCGTACGCTCACCACCGACAACCCGGTGCAGCAGGCGCGACTGGATCGTATCGAAACGCTGGCTGCGCGCTGGCAGCGCGAGATCGTCAACTACGTCATCACGCCGGTCAGCCGCGGCCATACCGACGCTGCCGCGCGCGAGCGCCTGCAACGGACGTTGGCGACGCATCGCACGGTGACGGTAGCGGACGTCATGGCCGTACTGAACCAGATGGGCGGCACCGAAGAGGCCCTGCTGAGCGAGCGCAGCGCCCGGCTGGAGCACACGCTGTGGCTGATGCGGATCTTCAATGCCCTGGCCGCCGTGCTTTCGCTGCTCTACGGCGCCTACGTGGTGCAGCTGACGCGGCGCATGGTGACCCGGCCGCTGCTTCAGATGACCGCGCTGATGTCGCGCCTGGCGGAGCACGACCATTCGATCGTCGTCACCCGGCAGGGCCGACGCGACGAGATCGGGCAGATCGCGCGGGCGCTGGAAGTATTCAAACGGATGGCAATCGCCTCCAGTGAACAGACCTGGCTCAAGACCGAAGTCTCGCGGCTGGTCCAGCGCCTGCAGGAAGCGGCGACCCATCATGCGTTCGGCGCGACGCTGACCAGCGAGGTGGCGCCCCTGGTGAAGGCCGGCGTGGCGCTCTACTACGGCTACGACGCGGCCAGCGAACGGCTCGACCTGCTCGGCAGCTACGGCCTGCGCCAGTCGTGGAACCCGGCCGAGGCCTACGTGCCCGGCGAGGGCCTGGTCGGCCAGTGCGTGATCGAGCGCAAGCCGATCGCGCTGGACGAGGTGCCCGAGCGCTACCTGCGCATCCACTCCGGCGCCGGCGAGGCGTCGCCCGCCCACGTGCTGATCCTGCCGGTGCTCTTCCGCGAGCGCCTGGTCGGCGTACTCGAACTGGCCAGCTTTGCGCCCATCGCGCCGCTGTGCCACCAGTTCCTGGACGAGTTGCTGCCGATCGTCGGCCTGACCCAGGAAAACCTCAACCGCGCCATCGCCACCCAGAGCCTGCTCGAGCAGACGAGCGAGCAGGCCGACCACCTGCGCCACTCCGAGGAGGTGCTGCGCCAGCAGCAACAGGGCCTGCGCGACGCCAACGCCGCCTTGCAGACCAAGACGCGCCAGCTGGAGGAGCAGTCCCAGCGCCTGACCGTGTCCGAAGAGGAACTGCGCGTGCAGACCGAGGAACTGCAGGCGTCCAACGAGGAGCTGCGCGAGAAGGGCGACATCCTCAAGCAGCAGAAGCAGACGCTCGAGGCGTTGCAGCGCGACACCGCGCAGAAGGCGCTGGAGCTGGAGCGCGCCAGCCAGTACAAGTCGGACTTCCTGGCCAACATGTCGCACGAGCTGCGCACGCCGCTCAACAGCCTGCTGATTCTCTCGCGCAGCCTGGCCGACAACGATGGCGGCAACCTTGACGAGGAACAGGTCGAGTCGGCGCGGATCATCCACGACGCCGGCGCCAACCTGCTGCGGTTGATCAACGACATCCTGGACCTGTCCAAGATCGAAGCGGGCAAGATGGAGCTGGTGATCGACGAATTGCCGCTGGCGGTGTTCGCGCGCGCGCTCAAGCGCACCTTCGCGCACGTGGCGCAGGAAAAGGGCCTGGCTTTCGAAGTGCGGGTAGACGAAGGAATGCCGCCGGCGCTGCACACCGACAGCGCGCGGCTGGAACAGGTCGCCAACAACCTGCTCGGCAACGCGTTCAAGTTCACGGCCCGTGGCGGCGTGCAGGCGCGCATTGGCCGTCCCGCCGCGGACGTCCGCATCCCGCCGCACCTGCTTGGCCAGCCGCTGGTGGCCATCGAGGTAAGCGACACCGGCATCGGCATTGCGCCGGAGAAGTTCGATCGCATCTTCCAGGCGTTCGAACAGGTCGACGCCGGCACCAGCCGACAGTACGGCGGCACCGGCCTGGGCCTGGCGATCTGCAAGCGCATCGCAGCGCTGCTGGGCGGCGACATCGTGCTGCGCAGCACCCCGGGCGAAGGCAGCACGTTCACCGTGCTGCTGCCGGAAAACGCACCGGCGATGGCCACTCCGCCCGCCACGATGACCTCCCTCCACACTCCCGCACCGGCGCCGCGTGCCCACTCCAGCGCCCTGCTGCCGGAAGCGATCGAGGACGACCGCGCCCGGTTGGCGGCCGGCGACACGGTGATCCTGCTGGTCGAGGACGACCCGGCCTTCGCCCGCATCCTGGCCGACATGATCCGGCGCAATGGCCACCGCGTGCTGGCCGCCGCCGATGGCGAGAGCGGCCTGGCGCTTGCGCGCGAACACCGCCCGACCGGCGTGTTGCTGGACGTGATGTTGCCCGGCATGGACGGCTGGACGCTGATGGCGCGGCTCAAGGGCGACGAGGCCACGCGTCACATCCCGGTGCATTTCATTTCCGCCACCGACGAGGCCGGCCGTGGACGCGAGCTGGGCGCCGTGGGCTTCCTCACCAAGCCGGTCAGCCGCGAGACGATCAATGCGGCGCTCGAGCGCCTGCTGCACTTCGCCGAAGGCAACACGCGCCGCCTGCTCGTGGTGGACGACGACGCCGCCTCGCGTACCGCCGTACGCACGATGTTGCGCCGCGGGGACGTGGAGATCGACGAGGCCGATTCGGCGGAGGCCGCGCTGCGCATGACCGGCGAGACGACGTACGACTGCATCGTGCTGGATCTCGGCCTGCCCGGCATGTCCGGCATGGACCTGCTCGAGCAGCTGGCCGCCACGCCCGCCGGCGTGCCGCCGGTGGTGATCTATTCCGGCCGCAACCTCAGCCACGAGGAAAACCTGAAGCTGCGCCAGTACACCGACGCCATCGTGGTCAAGGGCGCCCGTTCGCCCGAGCGGCTGCTGGACGAGGTCAGCCTGTTCCTGCACTCGATCCGGCACGCCCCTCGCCGCGCCGCCGAGCAGCCGCCGCCGGGCAATGAACTGAAGGGCCGGCGCGTGCTGCTGGTGGACGACGACATGCGCAACCTGTTCGCGCTGTCGAAGGTCATGCGCGGCTGGGGGCTGGCGGTGACCATGGCGCAGGACGGCCACAAGGCGCTCGAAGCGCTGGAGGACTACCCGTCCACCGAGCTGGTGCTGATGGACATCATGATGCCAGGCATGGATGGCTACGAGACGATGCGCGCGATCCGCGCGCAGACCGGGTTCACCGGGCTTCCGATCATCGCGCTTACCGCCAAGGCGATGCGCGGCGACCGCGAGAAATGCCTGGAAGCCGGCGCCAGCGACTACCTCTCCAAGCCGGTGGACATCGGCAAGCTCGCCTCGCTCCTGCGCGTGTGGCTGCCGCATTGA
- a CDS encoding CheR family methyltransferase → MELTDPALEDIELELFVRALRQRHGYDFGLYAPASLRRRVRQLVQTHGTGTISALTGRLLHEPEFVFDVIEGLSVPVSDMFRDPPVFRALREQVLPLLASWPRINIWQAGCASGQEVYSLAILLEEEGLYERCQIYATDFNPAALRRAREGIYPARAAQAWSRNYLAAGGCHSLADYYSARYEFIKLDQRLRRNVSFANHNLVTDKVFCEAQLVLCRNVLIYFANPLQDRVLALFSDSLVRGGVLCLGLRESLEFAPSAADFTAVEADLRIYRRNVFCSPDGKA, encoded by the coding sequence ATGGAACTGACCGATCCCGCGCTGGAGGACATCGAACTGGAACTGTTCGTGCGCGCCCTGCGCCAGCGCCACGGCTACGACTTCGGCCTTTACGCGCCGGCCTCCCTGCGCCGACGCGTGCGCCAGTTGGTGCAGACCCACGGCACCGGCACGATCAGCGCACTGACCGGCCGCCTGCTGCACGAGCCGGAGTTCGTGTTCGACGTGATCGAAGGGCTGTCCGTGCCGGTCTCGGACATGTTCCGCGACCCGCCGGTGTTCCGCGCCTTGCGCGAGCAGGTGCTGCCGCTGCTGGCCTCCTGGCCGCGCATCAACATCTGGCAGGCCGGTTGCGCCAGCGGGCAGGAGGTGTACTCGCTCGCCATCCTGCTGGAGGAGGAAGGGCTGTACGAGCGCTGCCAGATCTACGCCACCGACTTCAACCCCGCCGCGCTCAGGCGCGCCCGGGAAGGCATCTACCCGGCCCGCGCCGCGCAGGCCTGGTCGCGCAACTACCTGGCGGCCGGGGGATGCCACTCGCTGGCCGACTACTACAGCGCGCGCTACGAGTTCATCAAGCTCGACCAGCGCCTGCGCCGCAACGTCAGCTTCGCCAACCACAACCTGGTCACCGACAAGGTGTTCTGCGAGGCGCAGCTGGTGCTCTGCCGCAACGTGCTCATCTATTTCGCCAACCCCCTGCAGGACCGGGTGCTGGCGCTGTTCAGCGACAGCCTGGTGCGTGGCGGCGTCCTGTGCCTGGGATTGCGCGAGAGCCTGGAGTTCGCGCCCAGCGCCGCCGACTTCACGGCGGTCGAAGCGGACCTGCGCATCTATCGGCGCAATGTATTCTGTTCGCCCGATGGCAAGGCTTGA
- a CDS encoding chemotaxis protein CheB, producing the protein MARLEAIVIGCSAGGPGALKTVLRALAPPLPLPVVVCSHSGESGTDLLVPLLARHARLPVREARERWPVQAGIIHLAPPGYHLLIERDRCFAYSVDAPVHYSRPSIDVLFESAAEAYGERLAGVMLTGASPDGAQGLARIRHAGGLAIVQDPAEALAPAMPQAALDQAGADHCLPLARIAPLLNELVHRE; encoded by the coding sequence ATGGCAAGGCTTGAGGCGATCGTGATCGGCTGTTCGGCGGGTGGGCCGGGCGCGCTCAAGACCGTGCTGCGCGCGCTCGCGCCGCCGCTCCCGCTGCCGGTGGTCGTGTGCAGCCACAGCGGCGAATCGGGTACCGATCTGCTCGTGCCGCTGCTGGCTCGGCACGCACGGTTGCCGGTGCGGGAGGCGCGCGAGCGTTGGCCGGTGCAGGCAGGAATCATCCACCTGGCACCGCCCGGGTACCATCTGCTGATCGAGCGCGACCGTTGCTTCGCCTATTCGGTGGACGCTCCGGTGCACTACTCGCGGCCCTCGATCGACGTACTGTTCGAGAGCGCCGCGGAGGCCTACGGCGAACGCCTGGCCGGCGTGATGCTGACCGGCGCCAGCCCCGATGGCGCGCAGGGCCTGGCGCGCATCCGCCACGCCGGCGGCCTGGCCATCGTGCAGGACCCGGCCGAGGCGCTCGCGCCGGCGATGCCGCAAGCCGCGCTCGACCAGGCCGGCGCCGACCACTGCCTGCCCCTGGCGCGGATCGCGCCGCTGCTCAACGAACTGGTCCACCGCGAATGA
- a CDS encoding diguanylate cyclase domain-containing protein, whose amino-acid sequence MNDTTRPKILVVDDTPANLVAMRRLLAHAGAELYEAGSGNEALALCLDHEFALILLDVNMPDMDGFEVASLLTEADQLHETPIIFVTAAYADDLNRLKGYRCGAVDYIAKPINDVILQSKVRVFLELYAARVTLELTLEELSERNHQLRQEIAERERVEAQVRHQATHDMLTGLPNRVLFHDRLGAALGHAIEGGPGFALVLLDIDGFKAINDRHGHPAGDALLQAIAARLKLNLRVGDTVARLGGDEFALIVAEMEEARVLLRRCEELGARLAEPYPLVSPQGAFVAHVSASIGVAPWNAQAASDEALIQAADRALYRAKDGGRNCCVLADETTTRS is encoded by the coding sequence ATGAACGACACGACGCGACCGAAGATCCTGGTGGTCGATGACACACCCGCCAACCTGGTGGCGATGCGGCGCCTGCTGGCGCACGCCGGCGCGGAGCTCTATGAAGCCGGCAGCGGCAACGAGGCACTGGCACTGTGCCTGGACCACGAGTTCGCGCTGATCCTGCTGGACGTCAACATGCCGGACATGGACGGCTTCGAGGTCGCTTCGCTGCTGACCGAGGCCGACCAGTTGCATGAGACGCCGATCATCTTCGTGACGGCCGCCTACGCGGACGACCTGAACCGGCTGAAGGGCTACCGTTGCGGCGCGGTCGACTACATCGCCAAGCCGATCAACGATGTCATCCTGCAATCGAAGGTGCGCGTGTTCCTGGAGCTCTACGCCGCGCGCGTGACGCTGGAGCTCACGCTGGAGGAGCTGTCCGAGCGCAACCACCAGCTGCGGCAGGAAATCGCCGAGCGTGAGCGCGTCGAGGCGCAGGTGCGCCACCAGGCCACCCACGACATGCTGACCGGCCTGCCCAACCGCGTGCTGTTCCATGACCGCCTCGGCGCTGCGCTTGGCCATGCGATCGAGGGTGGCCCGGGCTTTGCGCTGGTGCTGCTGGACATCGACGGTTTCAAGGCGATCAACGACCGCCACGGCCATCCCGCCGGCGACGCGCTGTTGCAGGCGATCGCCGCGCGGCTGAAGCTCAACCTTCGCGTGGGCGACACGGTCGCGCGACTGGGCGGCGACGAGTTCGCGCTGATCGTGGCCGAAATGGAGGAGGCGCGGGTGCTGCTGCGCCGCTGCGAGGAACTGGGCGCCCGCCTGGCCGAGCCCTATCCGCTGGTATCGCCGCAGGGGGCCTTCGTCGCCCATGTCAGCGCGAGTATCGGGGTGGCGCCGTGGAACGCGCAGGCGGCCAGCGACGAGGCACTGATCCAGGCCGCCGACCGTGCCCTGTACCGGGCCAAGGACGGCGGCAGGAACTGCTGCGTGCTGGCGGACGAAACCACTACGCGGTCATAG